A genome region from Taeniopygia guttata chromosome 18, bTaeGut7.mat, whole genome shotgun sequence includes the following:
- the LOC100223676 gene encoding GTP-binding protein Rhes-like, giving the protein MSLVGKEKNHVRLVFLGAAGVGKTSLIRRFLMDTFEPKHRRTVEELHSKEYEVCGATVKVEILDTSGSYSFPAMRKLSIQNSDAFALVYAVDDAESFESVKSLREEILEVKEDKFPPIVVVGNKAESGGERQVPAEDALSLVELDWNSRFVETSAKDNENVLEVFRELLQQANLPSRLSPALCKRRETLPKEQALRPPMNKTNSCSVC; this is encoded by the coding sequence ATGTCCctggtggggaaggagaagaacCACGTCCGGTTGGTTTTCCTGGGAGCCGCCGGCGTGGGCAAGACCTCACTCATCCGCCGCTTCCTGATGGACACCTTCGAGCCCAAGCACCGGCGCACGGTGGAGGAGCTGCACAGCAAGGAGTACGAGGTGTGCGGGGCCACGGTCAAGGTGGAGATCCTGGACACCAGCGGCAGCTACTCCTTCCCGGCCATGAGGAAGCTCTCCATCCAGAACAGCGACGCCTTCGCCCTGGTCTACGCCGTGGATGACGCCGAGTCCTTCGAGAGCGTCAAGAGCCTGCGGGAGGAGATCCTGGAGGTGAAGGAGGACAAGTTCCCTCCCATCGTGGTGGTGGGCAACAAGGCGGAGAGCGGCGGCGAGCGGCAGGTGCCGGCGGAGGACGCGCTGTCGCTGGTGGAGCTGGACTGGAACAGCCGCTTCGTGGAGACGTCGGCCAAGGACAACGAGAACGTCCTGGAGGTgttcagggagctgctgcagcaggccAACCTGCCCAGCAGGCTCAGCCCCGCACTCTGCAAGAGGAGGGAGACGCTGCCCAAGGAGCAGGCGCTCAGGCCGCCCATGAACAAGACCAACAGCTGCTCCGTGTGCTGA